The genomic stretch GGGCTCATAGCGGGCATAAATGCAGCTAGAAAAGTAAAAGAAGAAAGTCCTTTCTTGCTAAAAAGATCAGACGCCTACATTGGCGTGCTCATCGATGATCTTATTAATAAAGGTACAGAAGAGCCATACCGTATGTTTACTTCCAGAGCTGAATTCAGACTTCTTCTTCGTCAAGACAATGCAGACTTGCGGCTGACCGAACTTGGTCACGCTATTGGTCTGGCATCGGATAAACGCTTGGAAAAAATGCTGGATAAGAAAAATGATACCGCTAAACTAATCAATGACCTCAAACAAAAGAAACTTAGCCCAGAAAGCATCAATGAAGGGCTTGAAGAAATTGATACGGCGACCATCAAAGAAAAAATCACAGTAGAAAAACTATTAAAACGGCCGCAATTAGGACTTAGTGCTATCAAAGAACTTGATCCTGATATTCATCATTATCTATCCAAATACCCACAGGAGGTACTCGATCAGGCTGAAATACAAGTTAAATACAACAGCTATATCGAAAAAGAACAACAAATGGTAGAAAAACTCAACAGCATGGAAAACTTTAGGATTCCAAGCCATTTTGACTATCTCACCATACCAGCACTGTCTGCAGAAGGAAAACAGAAATTGCATAAAATAAAACCAGAAACATTGGGACAAGCATCAAGGATCAGTGGTGTGTCGCCAGCTGATCTGTCCATTCTCACAGTTTATTTAGGAAGATAACATGTACGAAAGATTAACCAAATGTCCACTTTGCAAAGGTGGACTTTTTATTAATCATATGGTGGTGAAAGACCACAGTGTCTCCGACGAATCATTTAGCATTTGTAAATGCAGCAATTGTCATTTTTTATTCACCAATCCCAGACCTGATGAATCCAGTATCAGTCAATACTATGAATCAAAAGACTATATCTCCCATACGGACAAGTCCACTAACCTGGTCAATTTTATTTACAAGCAAGTAAGAAAAATAACCTTACAGCAAAAGATAAATTGGATCAATAAATATACCGCCAATCAAAATAGACTATTGGATTACGGATGTGGCACAGGTCATTTTCTACATTTTGCCCAAACAAGAGGGTGGGAGTGCATAGGTTATGAACCAAGTGAAGAGGCTGCTGCGCTTGCCAAATCCAAATTTAACCTAACACTATATCCGAAACTGCAAGCGCTGAACAATGAAAAGAAATTCGATGCCATTACCCTGTTCCACGTCTTAGAACACATCCATGACCTAGAAGGCACCATGAGGTTTCTCTTAAATAAACTAAAAAAACGCGGCACGCTATTCCTGGCCGTTCCTAATAATTCTTCCTTCGATGCAGCACTATATAAAGAAGACTGGGCAGCCCTAGATGTGCCAAGGCATTTATATCACTTCACAAAAGAAACCATGCAGCGATTGGCCACTGAATTTGGTCTAAAAATAGTGGCACAGGAACCCATGCCCTTTGATAGCTATTATGTATCAATTTTATCTAACAGTATAAAATATAATAAGAAAAAGCTTATTAATTCATTATTTACAGGATATAAGTCAAACAGATTAGCTAAAAAAAATAACAATAATTATTCAAGCATATTGTTTATATTAAAGAAGAAATGAACAATAGAAACCATCATACCCCAATTCTCCTAGCCGCAATAGGCCTGATATTATGTTATGCCTGTGCGAAGCAAAGCTCTCCCATGGGTGGGCCGAAGGATGAGGAACCACCCAAACTACTTTCTTCCAATCCAAAAGATCAAAGCCTAAATATCAAACCTGAGAATGTAACCTTGGTATTTAATGAATACATCAAGACTGAAAATCCTCAGAGAAACGTCATCATCACACCAAGCCTGGACAAAAGCAAAATGGAGTTCCTCGCGTTGAAAAATGAACTTCGCATAAAAATAGGCCAAGAGTTGGAAGATAGCACCACCTACGTTTTTAACTTCCAAAAGAGCATCCAGGATATCTCTGAAAGCAATCCATCAGAAAACCTCAAACTCGTATTCTCTACAGGAAACATGATAGACAGCTTAAGGTTTATTGGAAAAGTGGCCTATATCTTTCCACAGAAAAAGCCTGATATGGAAGATGTCATCGTCGGACTATACAGAATAGAGGATGATACCATGGACGTATTTACGGATCCACCGTATTACCTAACACAAACTGATTCTGCAGGAAATTTCGAAATCACCAATATCAAAGGAGGGAAATACCGGGCTTATGCATGGCACGATGCCAACAACACTTCCAAAGCAGAGGACAAAAGTGAGCCTTATGCATTCATTGGTGACACCATCACCATCATGGATGATGTATCAGGAAGCTATTTTAACCTATACAAAGGCGACCTATCGGATTTTAAAATCAACAGAACCAATGCCCTTGGAAGCAACTTCGATGTTGTATTAAGCAAGTACCCAGCAAAACTAACCGTTACCCACCCTGATCTAGGAAAGTCCTTATTCTATAGAGTCAACGAAAAAAGCGTTCGTTTTTACCATACCAAAATAAGGGACGACAGTACCCAAATCTCATTGAGTCTCCGTGATTCTGTGGGTTTTGGAGTGGACACTACGTTCTACGCATCCTTTATGACAAGTGAAAGAAGGGCCGAAAATCTTACCCCTATCATGGATAAAAACAAGGAATTTATCTCCGATATCAAGACTTCCATTTCCTTCAATAAACCCATCAAGGACATCGTCTACGACTCTCTATTCGTGCAATATGACTCTGCTGCATTTATCCGTATCAAACCTGAATATGTTAGTTTCAAAGACAGTGCATTACGCAATACACTTCTCATGGATATTCCTGTGATAGATACCCTGACGAAGACAAACTTCCAGTTCTATGCTTCAGATTCCACATTTATCGATGTAGAAGACCAGCATAACCAAAAGCCCATCAAAACAACCTTTAGCAAGCAAGATCCAGAGAACTTAGCAGACGAAGTCACTGGAAAAGTATTGGTAGAGGAATGGCCCATCATCGTACAACTATTATCCAAGGATGGAGAAATCGTGAGGGAAACAGCCCTTCAACAGGAAAATCAGGCATATAGCTTCAAAAAAATCAAAGCTGGTGAGTATATGGTAAGAGCCGTAATCGACCGTAATAGGAATGGTCAATGGGATCCTGGAAACTATCTTGAACTCAGGCAACCGGAACCTGTCTATTACTACTATGATAACGAAAACAAATCCTATTACATACTCCTTAGAGGTAAATGGACCAATCAAAACATTAACATCTTACCCAGCCCAGCCTCAGGCATACTCAAAGTAAGCATCGATAATAGCCAAAATGACACGATCCCCACAAAGCCTGAAGACACTGGAGCTATGTAGATAACTCACAAAAATGGTGTTAATAAATGTCTATAACTTATGGACAAATATAGACTTATCCCAAATGCACCTGGTCGTTTGGGATATTTTTTTGGGGTCTATGGATAACCCTCATATTATAAACCTCTATCCACATTTATACACACAGCCATTAATGAACAGTAATGAACGAGGCACTTTATTCACATAAACATGGATAATCAGTATAGGTACTATTTACCAATTACTTACAAGTTGATAAGATGTGGATGACAGTCGCATTATATATGGATAAACTCCGGTTAACGTGTGGGTAACATTAAATGAAAAACTTACCCACAAATCCACACCTTAATAACTGTAATAGTTTTTTATTTAAAAAAGAATATAATATAAATA from Echinicola soli encodes the following:
- a CDS encoding class I SAM-dependent methyltransferase; this translates as MVVKDHSVSDESFSICKCSNCHFLFTNPRPDESSISQYYESKDYISHTDKSTNLVNFIYKQVRKITLQQKINWINKYTANQNRLLDYGCGTGHFLHFAQTRGWECIGYEPSEEAAALAKSKFNLTLYPKLQALNNEKKFDAITLFHVLEHIHDLEGTMRFLLNKLKKRGTLFLAVPNNSSFDAALYKEDWAALDVPRHLYHFTKETMQRLATEFGLKIVAQEPMPFDSYYVSILSNSIKYNKKKLINSLFTGYKSNRLAKKNNNNYSSILFILKKK
- a CDS encoding Ig-like domain-containing domain, which produces MNNRNHHTPILLAAIGLILCYACAKQSSPMGGPKDEEPPKLLSSNPKDQSLNIKPENVTLVFNEYIKTENPQRNVIITPSLDKSKMEFLALKNELRIKIGQELEDSTTYVFNFQKSIQDISESNPSENLKLVFSTGNMIDSLRFIGKVAYIFPQKKPDMEDVIVGLYRIEDDTMDVFTDPPYYLTQTDSAGNFEITNIKGGKYRAYAWHDANNTSKAEDKSEPYAFIGDTITIMDDVSGSYFNLYKGDLSDFKINRTNALGSNFDVVLSKYPAKLTVTHPDLGKSLFYRVNEKSVRFYHTKIRDDSTQISLSLRDSVGFGVDTTFYASFMTSERRAENLTPIMDKNKEFISDIKTSISFNKPIKDIVYDSLFVQYDSAAFIRIKPEYVSFKDSALRNTLLMDIPVIDTLTKTNFQFYASDSTFIDVEDQHNQKPIKTTFSKQDPENLADEVTGKVLVEEWPIIVQLLSKDGEIVRETALQQENQAYSFKKIKAGEYMVRAVIDRNRNGQWDPGNYLELRQPEPVYYYYDNENKSYYILLRGKWTNQNINILPSPASGILKVSIDNSQNDTIPTKPEDTGAM